A DNA window from Mya arenaria isolate MELC-2E11 chromosome 17, ASM2691426v1 contains the following coding sequences:
- the LOC128224365 gene encoding uncharacterized protein LOC128224365: MDRDPDDQQLRSLRLSRVLRDIGVTRQMVVRRRETFLMTEKMDNVVNTIRYNRRYNIFVVGSQSEGTTTLDMNSDLDVLNCDNDFTVITDWADWEPGKICLLVIKNDDSPPQHCSLQILSCDCPLPETMDMVPAEWDVEEGKDGKVLLTNTWMDSVMKQECGRLFRKKGPSRSADNDVDSVTAFSYSGPMPECNFLFTRPKPGHWPRPEILAKARLCEIFLVPQGHAESDQSKLEWRFSTLLIERLIMFDLNILKIQVYTFLKILRKTFFKPLVGDRLSTFHFKTALLFTLETYPPEIWQERNLLQCVIYCLKTLQRWFKLRYCPHYTISGVDLFVGKLRKCEFPHLSAVLSDMIDNIMDYVSQIEMDQIGERIGDGHVPVKTRYQNTIATAWNCFNHSLFAIANISWTTVTENDTVFEILNMITRVREMVAKSDIKAELIHAIKFMYQMLASISASTHLHLNEPIPLDTYRLYEASLDSDLTSSRLKFASMMYCSGQYERAELMLAQTESLLHADVWQWCPCAERARQEPTERFKDTIFKLNAIEVIKSHVAFSVVFNSLEIRCMPAFLAYELYRTIGPKDVQHRHPLTGRWMDLVIIDPIVFLYYLQYLTYRELGEHERKLKALNKLYNYVCFESECRGHIETALHVLGHCYELENRHVVAWACYIKSLELFPNNNAARWHITRLLQHA; the protein is encoded by the coding sequence ATGGACCGTGACCCTGATGACCAGCAATTGCGCTCCCTTAGACTGTCGAGAGTTCTGAGGGATATAGGCGTGACCAGACAGATGGTGGTCCGGAGGAGGGAGACATTCCTGATGACGGAGAAGATGGATAATGTAGTCAATACTATAAGATATAATAGACGTTATAACATTTTTGTCGTCGGCAGCCAATCGGAAGGGACAACAACCCTCGACATGAATTCAGATTTAGATGTACTTAACTGTGACAATGATTTCACTGTGATAACGGACTGGGCAGATTGGGAACCAGGGAAAATATGTCTTCTGGTGATAAAGAACGACGATTCTCCTCCCCAGCATTGCAGTCTGCAGATACTGAGTTGTGACTGTCCACTGCCTGAAACAATGGACATGGTGCCAGCAGAATGGGATGTGGAGGAGGGCAAGGACGGCAAGGTGCTACTGACAAACACTTGGATGGATAGTGTAATGAAACAGGAATGTGGTCGGTTATTCAGGAAAAAAGGGCCATCAAGAAGTGCTGACAACGATGTAGATTCCGTTACCGCCTTTAGCTACAGTGGACCAATGCCAGAATGCAATTTCCTATTCACAAGACCAAAGCCTGGTCACTGGCCCAGACCTGAAATACTCGCGAAGGCACGTTTGTGTGAAATATTCCTCGTCCCACAGGGACACGCTGAGAGTGATCAGTCAAAACTGGAATGGAGATTTTCTACGCTATTGATTGAAAGGCTGATCATGTTTGAtctaaacattttgaaaatacaggtttatacatttcttaaaatctTACGAAAGACTTTCTTCAAACCATTAGTTGGTGATAGACTTAGCacgtttcatttcaaaacagcTCTATTGTTCACCCTAGAGACATATCCACCAGAGATCTGGCAGGAAAGGAACCTGCTGCAGTGTGTTATATACTGCCTGAAAACTCTTCAACGTTGGTTTAAACTTCGGTACTGTCCACATTACACGATCTCGGGAGTGGACCTGTTTGTGGGAAAACTGAGAAAATGCGAGTTTCCTCACTTGTCAGCAGTTCTGTCAGACATGATTGACAACATCATGGACTATGTCTCCCAGATAGAAATGGACCAGATAGGGGAGAGGATCGGCGACGGACACGTGCCAGTTAAAACAAGATACCAAAACACGATAGCTACTGCATGGAATTGTTTTAATCATAGTTTGTTCGCTATAGCAAACATAAGTTGGACTACTGTGACGGAAAATGACACTGTCTTTGAAATTCTGAACATGATTACGAGAGTACGTGAGATGGTAGCAAAAAGTGATATAAAGGCCGAATTAATACACGCGATAAAGTTTATGTATCAAATGCTAGCCTCTATCTCAGCCTCTACGCACTTACACTTAAACGAGCCCATACCGCTAGACACATATCGTCTGTATGAGGCCTCCCTGGACTCAGACCTCACCTCCAGCAGACTGAAGTTTGCGTCCATGATGTACTGTAGTGGTCAGTATGAGAGAGCGGAACTGATGCTGGCACAAACCGAGAGTCTGCTGCATGCCGATGTATGGCAGTGGTGTCCATGTGCGGAAAGGGCACGACAGGAACCCACCGAAAGGTTTAAAGAtactatatttaaattaaatgcgATTGAGGTGATAAAATCACATGTTGCATTCAGTGTTGTTTTCAATTCGTTAGAGATACGCTGTATGCCAGCATTTCTAGCGTATGAATTGTATAGAACAATTGGCCCAAAAGATGTTCAACACAGACACCCCTTGACTGGCAGATGGATGGACTTGGTCATCATCGACCCTATTGTCTTCCTGTACTATCTGCAGTACCTCACTTACAGAGAGCTTGGAGAACACGAAAGAAAACTGAaagcattaaacaaattatacaacTATGTTTGCTTTGAAAGTGAATGCCGTGGTCATATAGAGACAGCGCTGCATGTACTCGGCCACTGCTATGAACTGGAAAACCGACATGTTGTGGCATGGGCATGCTACATAAAATCCCTCGAGCTCTTCCCTAACAACAACGCAGCAAGATGGCACATTACGAGACTCCTTCAGCACGCATGA